One stretch of Zingiber officinale cultivar Zhangliang chromosome 6B, Zo_v1.1, whole genome shotgun sequence DNA includes these proteins:
- the LOC121992759 gene encoding stachyose synthase-like, whose product MASPSEPCELVCNNTFSNGVADLFSLSDGNLTINGVTLLSEVPENVAFTSFGAVNHASSNAPPSLVKEVQSRSHKGGFLGFAHPEASPCPTNSLGKFSDRRFLSIFRFKTWWSTMWVGSRGSDLQAETQWVLFEVPEVGSYVLLLPLIEGKFRSAISHGDSDGDSDHVLLCGESGSSRVLADSFKALAYVHVGDNPFTLMREAYAAARVHLGTFRLREEKPLPPIVDKFGWCTWDAFYLTVEPIGVCRGVKDFADGGIPLRFLVIDDGWQSINLDCENPNEDRKNLVFGGEQMTARLYRFQEGEKFRKYRGGSLLTSETLSYDRYKPKKIFSKAKEAKEARKAGNKAKELELRREIDQMLEQKGEILAEGRVDSGERVGLSGLILDLKSEFKGLEDIYVWQALCGAWGGVRPGSTHLDSKLVPVKLSPGLAGTMNDLAVDKIVEGGIGLVNPAQSGEFYDSMHSYLAGAGITGVKVDVIHTLEYVSEEYGGRVELAKAYYDGLSKSISKNFDGTGIISSMQQCNDFFFLGTWQVNMGRTGDDFWFEDPYGDPMGVYWLQGAHMINNSYNSLWMGQFMQPDWDMFQSDHACGEFHAAARAICGGPIYVSDAVGFHNFDLLKKLVFNDGSIPICLHYALPTRDCLFANPLFDQTTALKIWNLNKFGGVIGAFNCQGCGWNPEEKRVKGYSHCYKEVTGTVHVSDMEWDQVETCTELGEADEYAVYQHKAKKLLLMARNSDAIRFTLQPSSFELFSFVPVKNMGTDVKFAAIGLVNMFNCGGTLMDVEVDGVAVKMKVKGGGELLVYSSRKPSGCCLNGAAVGFDYCAEDGKMRVEVPWQEESGGVSQVAFDY is encoded by the exons ATGGCGTCACCAAGTGAACCCTGTGAACTCGTCTGTAACAACACTTTCTCTAATGGAGTCGCCGATCTCTTCTCACTCAGCGATGGAAATCTCACCATTAATGGAGTCACATTGCTCTCGGAGGTCCCTGAAAATGTCGCCTTTACGAGCTTTGGTGCAGTAAACCACGCTTCTTCCAATGCGCCACCGTCGCTCGTCAAGGAAGTCCAGTCTCGATCCCACAAGGGCGGCTTCCTCGGCTTCGCCCATCCGGAAGCTTCCCCCTGTCCGACGAATTCTCTCGGAAAATTCTCTGACCGGAGGTTCCTCAGCATCTTCCGGTTCAAGACATGGTGGTCGACCATGTGGGTGGGCAGCCGCGGCTCCGACCTGCAAGCGGAGACCCAATGGGTGCTCTTCGAGGTGCCCGAGGTGGGCTCCTACGTTCTCCTCCTCCCCTTGATCGAGGGTAAATTTCGATCTGCTATCTCCCACGGCGACAGCGACGGCGACAGCGACCACGTACTGCTCTGCGGCGAGAGCGGGTCTTCCCGAGTGCTAGCCGACTCCTTCAAAGCCCTAGCGTACGTTCATGTCGGCGACAACCCCTTCACCCTGATGCGGGAAGCCTACGCCGCCGCTAGGGTTCACCTCGGCACGTTCCGACTGAGGGAGGAGAAGCCGCTCCCGCCCATCGTCGACAAATTCGGGTGGTGCACCTGGGACGCTTTCTACTTGACGGTCGAGCCGATCGGGGTGTGCCGCGGCGTCAAGGACTTCGCCGACGGCGGGATTCCGCTGCGGTTCCTCGTGATCGACGATGGGTGGCAAAGCATAAACTTGGATTGCGAAAACCCTAACGAGGACCGCAAAAATCTCGTCTTTGGCGGAGAGCAGATGACCGCCAGGCTTTACAGGTTCCAGGAGGGCGAGAAGTTCCGCAAGTACAGGGGAGGCAGCCTCCTCACCTCCGAAACCTTATCCTACGATAGGTACAAGCCAAAGAAGATCTTTTCCAAGGCGAAGGAGGCCAAAGAAGCGAGAAAGGCCGGAAACAAGGCCAAAGAACTCGAATTGAGACGAGAAATCGACCAAATGCTCGAGCAAAAAGGCGAAATTTTAGCGGAAGGGAGAGTGGACAGCGGCGAGAGGGTTGGATTGAGCGGTTTGATTTTGGATTTGAAGTCGGAGTTCAAGGGTTTGGAGGACATCTACGTGTGGCAAGCGCTCTGCGGAGCGTGGGGCGGAGTGCGACCTGGAAGCACTCACCTGGACTCCAAGCTAGTGCCGGTCAAGCTCTCTCCCGGCTTGGCGGGAACCATGAACGATCTCGCTGTCGACAAGATCGTCGAGGGCGGCATCGGCCTCGTCAATCCGGCGCAGTCAGGCGAGTTTTACGACTCCATGCACTCGTACCTCGCCGGCGCCGGAATCACCGGAGTCAAAGTGGACGTCATCCAT ACACTGGAGTACGTGAGCGAAGAATACGGAGGCAGGGTTGAGCTCGCGAAAGCATACTACGACGGTTTGTCGAAGTCGATTTCGAAGAACTTTGATGGTACGGGGATCATCTCCAGCATGCAGCAGTGCAAtgacttcttcttccttggaacTTGGCAAGTCAACATGGGAAGAACCG GTGATGATTTCTGGTTCGAGGATCCTTACGGAGATCCCATGGGAGTTTACTGGCTGCAAGGCGCACACATGATCAACAACTCCTACAATAGCCTGTGGATGGGGCAGTTCATGCAGCCGGACTGGGACATGTTCCAGTCCGACCACGCCTGCGGTGAGTTCCACGCGGCGGCGCGCGCCATCTGCGGCGGACCCATCTACGTCAGTGACGCCGTCGGCTTTCATAACTTCGATCTACTCAAAAAGCTCGTCTTCAACGACGGAAGCATCCCCATATGCCTGCACTATGCTTTGCCGACGAGGGACTGCTTGTTTGCCAATCCCCTATTCGACCAAACGaccgctctcaagatttggaacCTCAACAAG TTTGGCGGTGTGATCGGAGCTTTCAATTGCCAAGGCTGTGGATGGAACCCCGAGGAGAAGAGAGTGAAAGGCTACTCCCACTGCTACaaggaagtcaccggaacagttCATGTGTCAGACATGGAATGGGATCAAGTGGAGACTTGCACCGAACTGGGTGAGGCAGACGAGTACGCGGTGTATCAGCACAAGGCCAAGAAACTACTCCTCATGGCTAGAAACTCCGACGCGATCCGCTTCACCCTCCAGCCTTCCTCCTTCGAGCTTTTCAGCTTCGTGCCGGTGAAGAACATGGGGACTGACGTGAAGTTCGCTGCCATTGGGCTGGTGAACATGTTCAATTGCGGCGGGACTTTGATGGATGTGGAAGTCGATGGGGTTGCTGTGAAGATGAAGGTGAAAGGGGGAGGTGAGCTCTTGGTGTACTCCAGCAGGAAGCCAAGTGGGTGCTGCTTGAATGGAGCTGCGGTTGGGTTCGATTACTGCGCGGAGGATGGGAAGATGAGGGTGGAGGTTCCATGGCAGGAGGAGAGTGGCGGTGTCTCTCAAGTCGCATTTGATTACTGA
- the LOC121990306 gene encoding expansin-like A2, with the protein MVAGDSIFFFFFFLLIASSAMASGGCVHPARAGYLSSLSVFSAGACGYGPMALGFNGGYVAAATSTLYRGGVACGACFQVRCKNMKICHSEGVKVILTDLNEGNGTELILSRPAFMAMAQHGMAKELKKLGTVDVEYMRIPCEFGNKNLSIRVEEQSQKPNYLAIKFLYQGGQTDIVAVDIAEVGSAHWQSMSRVKGPMWSTYRAPAGPLQIRLVVTSGYDGKWVWVRKEILSVHWTTGSVYDLGVQISDIAEDGCSSS; encoded by the exons ATGGTCGCAGgtgattccatcttcttcttcttcttcttccttctcattGCTTCCTCCGCCATGGCTTCCGGTGGCTGTGTGCATCCAGCAAGAGCTGGATACTTGTCTTCTTTATCTGTTTTCTCTG CTGGAGCTTGTGGATATGGCCCCATGGCGTTGGGCTTCAATGGTGGCTACGTTGCTGCTGCGACGTCTACTCTTTACAGAGGCGGCGTTGCCTGTGGAGCTTGTTTCCAG GTGAGGTGCAAGAACATGAAGATTTGCCACAGCGAAGGTGTCAAAGTGATCCTCACGGACCTCAACGAGGGGAATGGCACAGAGTTGATTCTCAGTCGACCGGCGTTCATGGCGATGGCGCAGCACGGAATGGCCAAAGAGCTGAAGAAACTTGGCACTGTGGATGTGGAATACATGAG AATTCCATGCGAGTTTGGAAACAAGAATTTGTCCATCAGAGTGGAAGAACAAAGCCAGAAGCCTAATTATCTGGCaatcaagttcctgtaccagggAGGTCAAACTGACATAGTAGCAGTGGATATAGCAGAG GTTGGGTCGGCACATTGGCAGTCCATGAGCCGGGTAAAAGGACCCATGTGGAGCACCTACCGAGCGCCCGCCGGACCGTTGCAGATTAGACTGGTGGTGACTAGCGGTTATGATGGAAAGTGGGTTTGGGTTCGGAAGGAGATATTGTCGGTCCACTGGACGACTGGTTCGGTTTATGATTTGGGGGTTCAGATCAGTGACATTGCTGAAGATGGATGCTCAAGCTCCTAA